A stretch of Pseudorhodobacter turbinis DNA encodes these proteins:
- the flhA gene encoding flagellar biosynthesis protein FlhA, with protein sequence MAVIVMMVLPVPSWMLDIGLSISFALAILMFTVTLFIQRPLEFSAFPTILLASLMLRLALNVSSTKLIIGQGHTGTSAAGNVIEGFANFIMGGSVLLGVVTFCVLLIVNFMVITKGAGRMAEVGARFALDGMPGKQLAIDSDMSAGAIDHAEAKRRREDELAETNFFGSLDGASKFVKGDAVAGLLITLLNIVMGLVMGTLVHGMPIGQAFETYAILTIGDGLVSQIPAVVISIAAALLLARGGAVGAADVSFFAQLGRYPGALATVAFLLALFALVPGLPFLPFMAGALILGGSAYWVAGAAARQPAEEANTPAPPPEKRLGDVLDFDDIHIEFAPDLVAMVLDPATGLDVRIANMRNHIASSFGLILPEIRLTDEASLPPGTYRIRLQGVEQVRDRLFPDRVLALLSDDLPPPEGMDVREPVYGAPARWIPPDAQEDASIIGFTVVSPTEVLATHLLEVLKNNLSRLLSLRGLRRLMDEFVNLSDPVRAEANRRLLDELVPDKVPVDLLLAVLRLLLEERVSIRNLPLILEAIAEARGMGPPETIVEHVRQRLGFQLVAALRREDGTVPLIQLAPEWETQFTTYQIDGEKGQRDVALPPDQFNRLANNLAEKLNKAAETGVQPALVTSTLRRRFLRTVLGTKGLTTPVLSYDEIGLEVRAAMIGQVPV encoded by the coding sequence ATGGCCGTCATTGTAATGATGGTGCTACCCGTGCCCTCATGGATGCTGGACATTGGGCTGTCGATCTCTTTCGCTTTGGCGATCTTGATGTTCACCGTAACGCTATTCATCCAACGCCCGTTAGAGTTTTCGGCGTTTCCCACCATTTTGCTTGCATCCCTGATGCTGCGGCTGGCACTTAACGTATCATCCACGAAACTGATTATCGGCCAAGGACATACCGGCACTTCCGCGGCCGGGAACGTGATTGAGGGCTTTGCCAATTTCATTATGGGCGGCTCTGTCTTGCTGGGCGTTGTGACGTTTTGCGTGCTTTTGATCGTGAACTTCATGGTTATCACCAAAGGCGCAGGCCGAATGGCCGAGGTTGGCGCACGTTTTGCTTTGGACGGGATGCCCGGCAAGCAGCTTGCGATTGACAGCGATATGTCAGCCGGTGCGATTGACCACGCCGAGGCAAAACGCCGTCGTGAGGATGAGCTGGCCGAGACGAATTTCTTTGGTTCCCTCGACGGCGCCTCGAAATTTGTAAAAGGGGATGCGGTTGCAGGATTGTTGATTACCTTGCTCAACATTGTCATGGGTCTGGTGATGGGCACCTTAGTCCATGGCATGCCTATTGGTCAGGCCTTTGAAACATATGCAATTTTGACGATCGGCGATGGGCTTGTCAGCCAAATTCCGGCCGTTGTCATCTCTATCGCGGCGGCCCTTTTGTTGGCGCGGGGCGGGGCGGTCGGTGCGGCCGACGTTTCTTTCTTTGCGCAATTGGGGCGTTACCCGGGCGCGTTGGCAACTGTTGCATTCCTGCTGGCACTGTTCGCTCTTGTTCCTGGCTTGCCGTTTCTTCCCTTCATGGCGGGTGCGCTGATACTGGGCGGGTCTGCCTATTGGGTCGCAGGCGCCGCAGCAAGGCAACCAGCAGAGGAAGCCAACACCCCTGCACCACCCCCAGAAAAGCGTCTTGGCGATGTCCTTGATTTTGATGATATCCATATTGAATTTGCACCCGACCTTGTCGCGATGGTACTGGATCCCGCAACAGGTCTCGACGTCCGAATTGCCAATATGCGCAATCATATCGCCAGTTCTTTCGGTCTGATCCTGCCCGAAATCCGCCTGACAGATGAGGCGTCATTGCCGCCTGGCACCTACCGCATTCGTCTGCAAGGCGTAGAGCAGGTACGCGACCGGTTGTTCCCTGATCGTGTCCTCGCCCTGCTATCCGACGATCTACCGCCGCCCGAAGGTATGGATGTGCGCGAACCGGTCTATGGCGCGCCCGCCCGCTGGATCCCGCCTGACGCGCAAGAGGATGCGTCGATCATTGGCTTTACCGTTGTGTCCCCGACAGAAGTCTTGGCAACCCATTTGCTGGAGGTTCTCAAGAACAACCTGTCGCGTCTGCTTAGCTTACGTGGCCTGCGCCGGTTGATGGATGAGTTTGTCAACCTTTCTGACCCTGTTCGGGCAGAGGCAAACCGCCGCCTGCTGGATGAGCTTGTTCCCGACAAGGTGCCTGTTGATCTGCTGCTCGCCGTTTTGCGCTTGCTGCTGGAAGAGCGTGTATCCATCCGGAACCTGCCGCTGATCCTTGAAGCGATCGCCGAGGCTCGCGGCATGGGCCCTCCGGAAACGATCGTTGAGCATGTTCGTCAACGACTGGGGTTCCAACTGGTTGCCGCCTTGCGTCGTGAAGATGGAACTGTCCCCCTCATCCAGCTCGCGCCAGAGTGGGAAACCCAATTCACGACTTATCAAATTGATGGCGAAAAAGGGCAGCGCGACGTCGCCCTTCCGCCAGATCAATTTAACCGTTTGGCCAATAACCTTGCTGAAAAGCTTAACAAGGCTGCAGAAACCGGGGTGCAACCCGCCCTTGTCACCTCCACCCTGAGGCGACGGTTTTTGCGCACGGTCTTGGGGACAAAAGGATTGACGACTCCGGTTCTTTCTTACGATGAAATCGGGTTGGAAGTCCGGGCCGCGATGATAGGGCAAGTCCCCGTATGA
- a CDS encoding GNAT family N-acetyltransferase, which produces MRIFPVTTADIPLLHEALTRLSQDLGDQHLASLSALTAAAPTWRALLAVDHSPIGALLATPLFSTTRGGMGLYISDLWVSEEARGQGVGQRLLAAALQEWDPAFVKLSVYDANLRGQQFYERVGFSAQDETNMILNGVALDRLKGQP; this is translated from the coding sequence CGTATCTTTCCTGTCACCACAGCGGATATTCCCCTTCTGCACGAAGCGCTTACCCGGCTTTCGCAAGATCTGGGAGATCAGCATTTGGCCAGCCTTTCCGCGCTGACGGCTGCTGCACCAACGTGGCGCGCACTTTTGGCTGTGGATCATTCGCCAATTGGCGCGCTGTTGGCGACGCCGCTTTTCTCGACGACGCGGGGCGGCATGGGGCTTTATATTTCCGATCTGTGGGTGTCAGAAGAGGCGCGCGGGCAGGGGGTCGGCCAGCGTTTGTTAGCGGCAGCTTTGCAGGAATGGGACCCGGCTTTTGTGAAACTATCTGTCTATGATGCCAATTTACGCGGGCAGCAGTTTTATGAACGCGTAGGGTTTTCTGCCCAAGATGAAACCAACATGATTTTGAACGGGGTGGCGCTGGATCGCCTGAAAGGACAGCCATGA
- a CDS encoding transglycosylase SLT domain-containing protein: MPLDIDGLPMRMLLSALFTFLAAHGAFVGRGVASPSMLCESAAQYAATETGVPLSILRAVTLAETGRTNQQEDRFAAWPWAVQSGNKGNWFADAPSAISYVNGLMAQGTRNIDVGCFQLNFRWHGQAFPNIETMFSPRDNALYAAQFLQRLYAETGDWRQAVGHYHSRSEPRAQAYVSRLKTLYEAHLAAAPPVRQPQVRKVAPVPSRYGLVGARGPLINLRRKGRPMIGGLQ; encoded by the coding sequence ATGCCCCTCGATATTGATGGGTTGCCAATGCGAATGTTGCTATCCGCGCTTTTTACCTTCCTTGCGGCGCATGGGGCCTTTGTCGGGCGTGGCGTTGCCTCCCCCTCGATGCTGTGTGAATCGGCGGCGCAATATGCGGCGACAGAGACAGGGGTGCCGCTCTCCATTTTACGGGCCGTTACGCTTGCCGAAACCGGGCGCACAAACCAGCAGGAAGATCGTTTTGCAGCATGGCCATGGGCGGTGCAATCCGGCAACAAGGGCAACTGGTTCGCGGATGCGCCGTCGGCGATTTCCTACGTCAACGGGCTGATGGCACAAGGCACACGCAATATAGACGTTGGCTGCTTCCAGTTGAATTTCCGTTGGCACGGCCAAGCATTCCCGAATATAGAAACGATGTTCTCCCCGCGTGATAATGCACTATATGCAGCGCAGTTTTTGCAACGCCTATATGCTGAAACGGGTGATTGGCGTCAGGCCGTCGGCCATTATCATTCCCGCAGTGAGCCACGCGCGCAGGCCTATGTCAGCCGCTTGAAAACGCTGTACGAAGCCCATCTTGCCGCCGCGCCACCGGTCCGACAGCCCCAAGTACGTAAGGTTGCGCCGGTACCAAGTCGATATGGCTTGGTCGGGGCACGCGGTCCTCTTATCAATTTGCGCCGAAAAGGGCGCCCCATGATCGGAGGTCTGCAGTGA
- a CDS encoding flagellar biosynthetic protein FliR has product MNDLLNGLLAATNQTESWLWATLLVFVRVGAVMALLPAFGEQSVPQRVRLALTVCFTMIIAPAVVARAPGIEEGFALPLATEVAAGLALGIGFRMFVFALQIAGTLVAQSTSLSQLFGGQGAEPQPAISHVFVMAGLALAVASGLHVRVAEVLILSYNVLPFGIFPDSSILSDWGVAQIRAAFSLAFSMAAPFLAASLIYNIALGVINRAMPQLMVVLVGAPALTLGGLVLMAIATPLMLSLWMTALDAYLANPYVVAP; this is encoded by the coding sequence ATGAACGATCTGCTGAACGGTTTGCTTGCAGCGACGAACCAGACAGAAAGCTGGCTTTGGGCCACCTTACTGGTTTTCGTACGGGTTGGCGCGGTGATGGCGCTGCTTCCCGCATTTGGTGAGCAATCCGTCCCACAACGCGTTCGCCTCGCCCTGACTGTTTGCTTTACAATGATCATCGCGCCAGCCGTTGTCGCACGCGCCCCCGGCATAGAGGAGGGGTTCGCACTCCCCCTTGCGACCGAGGTTGCTGCCGGATTGGCCCTTGGTATCGGGTTTCGGATGTTTGTCTTTGCCCTACAAATTGCCGGCACATTGGTCGCACAGTCGACCTCTCTGTCGCAGCTTTTTGGTGGGCAGGGTGCAGAACCGCAGCCTGCAATATCCCATGTTTTCGTGATGGCCGGTCTGGCGTTAGCGGTCGCTTCAGGCCTGCATGTCCGCGTGGCCGAGGTTTTAATCCTATCCTATAACGTGCTTCCCTTCGGCATCTTTCCCGATAGCTCCATCCTGTCAGATTGGGGTGTCGCGCAGATACGCGCGGCCTTTTCCCTAGCATTTTCAATGGCAGCCCCCTTTCTCGCCGCGTCGTTGATTTACAATATCGCGCTTGGCGTCATCAACCGCGCGATGCCGCAGTTGATGGTGGTCCTTGTGGGGGCGCCTGCGTTGACATTGGGCGGCCTTGTTTTAATGGCGATCGCCACCCCCCTTATGTTGAGCCTTTGGATGACAGCGCTTGATGCATATCTTGCCAATCCATATGTAGTCGCGCCATGA
- a CDS encoding EscU/YscU/HrcU family type III secretion system export apparatus switch protein, translating to MSDDQSPSEKEHEPSQKKLDDARKKGEIPRSADLTTAASYAGFLLAGVTVGGASLIKAGEAGAVLLGQSDRLSTMMKNGAGGSIGGIILTFATALSAFFLLPFITAVLMVIAQRAMLFAPSKLVPKLNRISMISGAKNKFGRKGLFEFAKSAAKLFVIGFLLFTFLKYEAEGILRMMYLSPALATAMLMEKVLRFLALIALIAFSIGGIDYFWQRAEHMRSNRMSRKEMMDEHKNSEGDPHMKAKRRQKAQEIATNSMLADVATADVIVVNPTHFAVALKWDKNSRRAPICVAKGVDEIAARIREKATEAGVPLHSDPPTARLLYANLKIGEEVHPEQFRAVAAAIRFAEAMRKKMRANPRTPR from the coding sequence ATGAGCGACGACCAAAGCCCATCAGAAAAGGAACACGAGCCGTCACAGAAGAAACTGGACGACGCCCGAAAAAAGGGGGAAATCCCGCGATCAGCTGATCTAACGACCGCAGCATCCTATGCAGGTTTCTTATTGGCAGGTGTGACCGTTGGTGGTGCATCCCTGATCAAGGCAGGCGAAGCAGGCGCTGTACTTCTCGGGCAATCTGACCGCCTGTCGACCATGATGAAAAATGGCGCGGGCGGTAGCATCGGCGGCATCATTCTGACTTTTGCCACCGCTCTCTCTGCCTTCTTTTTACTTCCCTTCATCACAGCTGTTTTAATGGTAATTGCCCAACGAGCCATGCTGTTCGCCCCGTCAAAGCTGGTACCGAAGCTGAACCGTATCTCGATGATATCTGGCGCCAAGAATAAATTTGGCCGAAAAGGCCTGTTCGAGTTTGCGAAAAGTGCTGCCAAACTATTTGTGATCGGCTTTTTGTTGTTCACCTTTCTCAAGTATGAGGCAGAGGGGATCTTGCGCATGATGTATCTCTCTCCTGCCTTGGCCACGGCGATGCTGATGGAAAAAGTACTCCGCTTTTTGGCTTTGATTGCGCTAATTGCATTTTCCATCGGCGGCATCGATTACTTCTGGCAGCGGGCAGAGCATATGCGATCCAATCGCATGTCCCGAAAAGAGATGATGGACGAGCATAAAAACTCGGAGGGCGACCCCCACATGAAGGCGAAGCGCAGACAAAAAGCGCAAGAGATCGCCACCAACTCTATGCTGGCCGATGTCGCAACTGCTGATGTTATCGTGGTCAACCCGACCCATTTCGCTGTTGCTTTGAAATGGGATAAAAACTCTCGTCGGGCTCCGATTTGTGTGGCGAAGGGTGTTGACGAAATTGCGGCCCGTATCCGGGAAAAAGCGACCGAGGCGGGCGTTCCCCTCCATTCAGATCCACCAACCGCGCGCCTGCTTTATGCCAATTTGAAGATCGGGGAGGAGGTTCATCCAGAACAATTCCGCGCCGTTGCGGCCGCCATCCGCTTTGCCGAAGCCATGCGCAAAAAGATGCGCGCCAATCCTAGGACGCCCCGATGA
- a CDS encoding histone deacetylase family protein yields the protein MKAIFDERQWKHQPKNFMANGALLPNPEQPERIDRLLIGAKAAGCTVQAPDDAGLGPIAAIHSAEYLTFLQNIYTRWRRIDGAGEEVIPNIHPANRTDSYPKSAIGQAGFHQADTACPIASGTWEAAYWSAQSAITGADLLTTERAVYALSRPPGHHAFGDLAGGFCFLNNSAIAAERLLAQGKRPAILDVDVHHGNGTQGIFYNRRDVLTVSLHADPARFYPFFWGHTDERGEGAGLGYNLNLCLSRGTDDAGFLAGLDVALQQIRSFGADVVVVALGLDAFIDDPFKGLAVTTEGFGRIGAAIAGLGLPTLFVQEGGYLCKELGDNLTSTLTGFESA from the coding sequence ATGAAGGCGATATTTGACGAACGGCAATGGAAGCATCAGCCCAAGAATTTTATGGCCAACGGCGCGCTTTTGCCCAACCCCGAACAGCCGGAGCGCATTGACCGGCTGTTGATCGGGGCAAAGGCTGCAGGCTGCACGGTGCAGGCGCCGGATGATGCGGGGCTTGGCCCGATTGCCGCAATCCACTCGGCGGAATATTTGACGTTTTTGCAAAATATCTATACGCGATGGCGGCGGATTGATGGCGCTGGGGAAGAGGTTATCCCCAATATACACCCCGCAAATAGGACCGACAGCTACCCGAAATCCGCGATCGGACAGGCTGGATTTCACCAAGCTGATACCGCCTGCCCGATCGCAAGCGGCACTTGGGAGGCCGCTTACTGGTCTGCCCAAAGTGCTATAACCGGTGCTGATCTTTTGACGACAGAGCGTGCGGTTTATGCGCTATCGCGTCCGCCGGGACACCATGCCTTTGGCGACCTTGCAGGGGGTTTTTGTTTCTTGAACAATTCCGCCATCGCCGCCGAACGGCTTTTGGCGCAAGGAAAACGGCCAGCGATTCTGGATGTCGATGTTCATCATGGCAACGGCACGCAGGGCATTTTTTATAATCGTCGGGATGTGTTGACGGTCTCTCTCCACGCGGATCCGGCGCGGTTTTACCCGTTCTTCTGGGGCCACACCGATGAGAGAGGCGAGGGCGCAGGGCTGGGGTATAACCTTAATCTTTGCCTGTCTCGTGGCACGGATGATGCGGGTTTTCTGGCGGGGCTGGATGTTGCATTGCAACAAATTCGCAGTTTTGGTGCGGATGTGGTGGTGGTTGCCTTGGGCCTTGATGCGTTTATTGACGATCCGTTTAAAGGTCTTGCGGTCACGACCGAGGGGTTTGGCCGAATTGGTGCTGCAATTGCGGGTCTGGGCCTGCCAACCCTTTTTGTCCAAGAGGGTGGATATCTGTGTAAAGAGCTTGGCGATAATTTGACCAGCACGTTGACCGGGTTTGAGAGCGCGTAA